The Lycium ferocissimum isolate CSIRO_LF1 unplaced genomic scaffold, AGI_CSIRO_Lferr_CH_V1 ctg5064, whole genome shotgun sequence genome contains the following window.
CTTATTCTTAGCAATAGAGGTATTAATTGCTCTAGGTTAGTTTTATCAAAAGAATAGTCACTAAGTTGCTCTATCTTTAGGATAGGGGTGGAGCACAAAATCAGTCCATTTTTTTGTCTTCTTGAGCTAAGCATCCGAGTATATATAGATGAGAAGGCTTTGAAGGGAAAGATGAACAAGAACCAGTTAAAGCGTATATTTTGGTGTCTTCACATTGTTTCCTCTTCGTATTTTAGTCTTACTTTAGTGTGTCTTTTGTTTCATggagttgttggattattgaaTTTCATTTGAGTTATAGGAGCTATATAATTGTACATGTAAGCTTAAACCaactataaaaaattataccacTAATCTAATTTAAATGTGTAAAGAATAAACATTGGATACTAAACAAGAGTGTAAGCTAATATCTCCAAGTTTAGCTTATAGTATTGTATGTAATGGTTTCTTTTCTTCTCAGAAAAAACTATTAGCACATCTGAAACTTATGGATGCGGATTTGCAAGAGCAAAGCAGATTATTGGAGGTTGAATTGCTGTGATTTGGCTTCAACTGTTGGCCAGAAACACGAGCAATCAAGACATACTGTGACCTGAGTATCTTGTGTCATCCTTACGATGTGTTGTTTATTAAATcaatatttctttgatgtatAGTTTTATAATTTTAGTTAGACTCTGGCTTTAGCTTATGTTTTgccaattttaagttatttcaATTTGAATTAATGAAATGGCATTTGTCCAGTGTTTACAAGCAAGAATGGATTGTACTATTCATTAAATCTCAATTTGTGGGCCCGTGCTTGCACTTGCACGGGCATATCATATCTGTTATAAATGAGTAGATTTCACAATTTAAATATGATGATGGATAAAAACAtgatggaaaataagaaatacaaTAAAACCCAAGTACAGAAGTTGAGAATTACAATTCACACGTTTTATAGTAACAGATTggaatcattttttaaatctggTGGAGTTTGGCTAGAAGAAAAACTGTTGCAGAAGTGACGACAGGAATAAAGATCTCATTACGAACGGCTTGTGGAATAACGCTTTGCTTGATTAATAATGCAGTGACCGGGACTCCAAACAAGTATAACAATATGTCTTTGGCTCCAGAGCCAGTAACTTTTGTATCAACAATGATTTCCTGAAGCATTTTCTGATACTCTTCCTTTGTCAAAGATTTTCCTCCACATATCTCATAATcctgaaaatagaaaaatacaATGCTTTAAATTTCTAATTATGGACTATTTTACAGtacatatttccataaattactctttccttttttcctccTATTAACTGTCCGATGTATAAGGACATTTTTTATTTCGTGactcacacaaaaaaaaaaaaaaaaaaaaaaaactatttgtgTGAGATTTCTTATTGtctcacaaaaaaataaatccaGAATTTATAAATCCGAAAATATATTATTTGAgtccatttttgtttaaataaaaAGAAGTCTCACACAATTACTATCAATTGTGTGAGAcatataataaatttttttcatgtCAAAGTACGTGTTAAGTTCGTAAGATGCCAAAATGAAAAGTACAGATGAATGTACAATGGAAGTTGCCTAACGAACAAAATGTCAACCTTCTTTTTGTCCCTTTAAATGAAAACTTATACATttcaaatcaataaaataaagaagttaaaattaaaaaaaaatgataaatttattttaaaaataatagcAGAGCATGGGATAAGGCATAACACCTATGGATGTGTTCGTTAcgaaggaaatatttttcatgaaaaatattttattttttcaggaAAATAAGTGGGTTTCTTACTTCTTTGCATGTGTTCGGTAGATAAGcaaaatattatcctaaaattatttgtatataatctagataAATACTACGGGACATAAGGTGGAGGTATGAGGTGTGAGGTGCGAGGTGGTGGGGATGGGGGCTACGAGGTCGGGGTGAATATGAGGTGTGTTGGAGGGTGGGGATGACACAATCAATGTGAAATGCCACTTGtgaaacttgtttttcctacttccaagagggaagtcattttcctcattttcaagaaatctattttcctagaaaaaatattttaggtGCCGTCTCGACCATTCCACCGATGTTCTAATGTAACCCTTTTTAAGCTCTTGGGGAAGAAGAAAAGGAGTAGAACGATGCCTTAGACTGATTATGCAGAGTGCTTTCAAGAAGATTaagattttccaaaaattttgaccGGGAAAATTGCCAAACACCcctaaaagttaaaaaaaaaaaaaaaaaagagaagagagaaaagctTTTTTCTTATCCTTTTAATCCTAACCGGAAACTTATGCTTACCAACACAAAAGCAACAAGCTAATCTACTCTGTGTGTTAATTTAGTGAAAGaacttataaattttttaacattcataacaaaatctcattccaaaaaaaatcacGTTACAATAACAAAAAAGTCCTTAAAGGAATTCGAAATGGCAGTAATAAGAAAAGTGAATAATTAAGATCATGAAATCCCTTTTCTTAGGCAGAACTCACACC
Protein-coding sequences here:
- the LOC132044635 gene encoding uncharacterized protein LOC132044635, which codes for MGQSFRKFANGEQRDNNIGPVIEECYERHFKNSEKGSLEMFCRAVCLTVEAVNEKLGSTQFRLPEIKKLERLYKDYEICGGKSLTKEEYQKMLQEIIVDTKVTGSGAKDILLYLFGVPVTALLIKQSVIPQAVRNEIFIPVVTSATVFLLAKLHQI